From the Musa acuminata AAA Group cultivar baxijiao chromosome BXJ3-7, Cavendish_Baxijiao_AAA, whole genome shotgun sequence genome, one window contains:
- the LOC135642313 gene encoding homeobox-leucine zipper protein HOX12-like, with amino-acid sequence MSEGGVSPVEEKMLFPSPVASELCSQMPQASVGETRTRRRRRKAKGDGAGGDAKKKRLSDEQLKFLEMSFQDERKLESGRKVHLATELGLDPKQVAVWFQNRRARHKNKQVEEAYAKLKMAHDAVVFEKCHLEKEVFKLKGKLLEAEEEIRKLSLGASGAGASGSNAERGGSSPSSSLSTVSHHPLVGEFGVEGEADLMNIQEYNFNSYMMEWANFYGV; translated from the exons ATGAGCGAAGGTGGTGTCAGTCCTGTGGAAGAGAAGATGCTGTTCCCCTCACCCGTAGCGTCCGAACTCTGCTCTCAAATGCCTCAAG CGTCGGTAGGCGAGACGAGaacgcggcggaggaggaggaaggcgaAGGGAGACGGAGCGGGAGGAGACGCGAAGAAGAAGCGGCTGAGCGACGAGCAGCTGAAGTTCTTGGAGATGAGCTTCCAGGACGAGAGGAAGCTGGAGTCGGGGAGGAAGGTCCACCTCGCTACCGAGCTCGGGCTCGACCCGAAGCAGGTGGCCGTCTGGTTTCAGAACCGGCGGGCTCGGCACAAGAACAAGCAGGTGGAGGAGGCCTACGCCAAGCTCAAGATGGCTCACGACGCCGTCGTCTTCGAGAAATGCCACCTCGAGAAAGAG GTGTTCAAACTGAAGGGGAAGCTTTTGGAAGCCGAAGAGGAGATAAGGAAGCTCTCGTTGGGCGCCAGCGGGGCTGGAGCTTCCGGCAGCAACGCCGAGAGAGGCGGCAGCAGCCCGAGCTCATCCCTGTCAACTGTTAGCCACCATCCATTAGTCGGAGAGTTTGgggtggaaggagaagctgacctCATGAACATACAAGAGTATAACTTCAATAGCTACATGATGGAGTGGGCTAATTTCTATGGTGTGTAA